Proteins found in one Terribacillus sp. DMT04 genomic segment:
- the rpsG gene encoding 30S ribosomal protein S7, with protein sequence MPRKGPVAKRDVLPDPLYNSKLVTRLINQIMVDGQRGKAQKILYAAFELVKERSGNDPMEVFENSMKNVMPVLEVRARRVGGSNYQVPVEVRPERRQALGLRYIVNYSRLRGEKTMEERLANEILDASNNTGAAVKKREDMHKMAEANKAFAHYRW encoded by the coding sequence ATGCCAAGAAAAGGTCCTGTTGCGAAACGCGATGTATTACCAGATCCGTTGTACAACTCTAAATTGGTAACTCGTTTGATCAACCAAATCATGGTTGACGGACAACGCGGTAAAGCACAAAAGATTCTTTATGCAGCATTTGAACTAGTTAAAGAACGTAGCGGTAACGATCCAATGGAGGTTTTCGAGAATTCCATGAAGAACGTTATGCCTGTACTTGAAGTACGCGCACGCCGTGTTGGTGGTTCTAACTACCAAGTTCCTGTGGAAGTACGCCCAGAGCGTCGTCAAGCACTAGGTCTTCGTTATATTGTTAACTATTCCCGTCTACGCGGCGAGAAAACAATGGAAGAGCGCCTTGCTAACGAAATTCTAGATGCGTCTAACAACACTGGTGCTGCTGTTAAGAAGCGTGAAGATATGCATAAGATGGCGGAAGCAAACAAAGCATTTGCTCATTACCGCTGGTAA
- the fusA gene encoding elongation factor G encodes MAREFSLENTRNIGIMAHIDAGKTTATERILFYTGRIHKIGETHEGASQMDWMEQEQERGITITSAATTASWKGHRINIIDTPGHVDFTVEVERSLRVLDGAVAVLDAQSGVEPQTETVWRQATTYGVPRIVFVNKMDKTGADFLYSVKTMHERLGANAHPVQLPIGAEDDFEGIIDLITMEAHFYLDDLGQKFETREIPADMKDLVDEYRTNLIEAVAEQDESLMERYLEGEEFTNEELKQAVRNATLSVEFYPVFCGSAFKNKGVQLLIDGVVDYLPAPTDVPAIEGIVPGSEEQVVRKSSDSEPFSALAFKVATDPFVGKLTFFRVYSGTLDAGSYVKNSTKDKRERVGRILQMHANTREEISTVYAGDIAGAVGLKDTSTGDTLCDEKSLVILESMVFPEPVISVAIEPKTKADQDKMSVALGKLAEEDPTFRTETNVETGQTIISGMGELHLDIIVDRMRREFKVEANVGAPQVAYRETFRASAEVEGKFVRQSGGRGQFGHVWIKFEPNEEGAGFEFENKIVGGVVPREYIPSVEAGIKESMENGVLAGYPLIDVKASLFDGSYHDVDSNEMAFKVAASMALKNAKNKCQPVILEPLVKVEVVIPEEYMGDIMGDITSRRGRVEGMDTRGPAQVVNAFVPLAEMFGYATALRSNTQGRGTYTMTFDHYEEVPKSVGEEIIKKNAGQ; translated from the coding sequence ATGGCTAGAGAGTTCTCCTTAGAAAATACGCGTAATATCGGTATCATGGCTCACATCGATGCTGGTAAAACAACTGCTACAGAGCGTATTCTATTCTATACAGGACGTATCCATAAAATTGGAGAAACGCATGAAGGTGCTTCTCAAATGGACTGGATGGAGCAGGAGCAAGAACGTGGTATCACAATCACATCTGCTGCAACAACAGCTTCATGGAAAGGTCATCGTATCAACATCATCGATACACCAGGACACGTAGACTTCACAGTTGAAGTTGAACGTTCCCTGCGCGTACTTGATGGTGCGGTAGCTGTTCTTGATGCACAGTCCGGTGTTGAGCCGCAAACTGAAACAGTTTGGCGTCAAGCAACAACATACGGTGTACCTCGTATCGTATTCGTCAACAAAATGGATAAAACAGGTGCAGACTTCCTTTATTCTGTTAAGACGATGCATGAACGTCTGGGGGCGAATGCGCATCCAGTACAACTTCCAATCGGTGCGGAAGATGATTTCGAAGGAATCATCGACCTTATCACAATGGAAGCTCATTTCTACCTTGACGATCTTGGACAAAAATTCGAGACTCGTGAAATCCCTGCTGATATGAAGGATCTTGTGGATGAATATCGCACAAACCTTATTGAAGCTGTAGCGGAACAAGATGAAAGTCTTATGGAACGCTACCTTGAAGGGGAAGAGTTCACTAACGAAGAGCTTAAACAAGCAGTTCGTAATGCGACTCTTTCTGTTGAATTCTACCCAGTATTCTGTGGTTCAGCATTCAAAAACAAAGGTGTACAGCTTCTAATCGACGGTGTTGTTGATTACTTGCCAGCACCAACTGACGTACCAGCTATCGAAGGTATTGTTCCAGGATCTGAAGAACAAGTTGTACGTAAATCAAGCGACAGCGAGCCATTCAGTGCACTTGCCTTTAAAGTTGCAACGGATCCGTTCGTTGGTAAACTAACCTTCTTCCGTGTGTACTCCGGTACATTGGATGCAGGTTCATACGTGAAAAACTCTACGAAGGACAAGCGTGAGCGTGTAGGCCGTATCCTGCAAATGCATGCTAACACTCGTGAAGAGATTTCCACAGTTTACGCTGGTGATATCGCCGGAGCAGTAGGTTTGAAAGATACTTCAACTGGAGATACACTATGTGATGAGAAGTCACTAGTAATTCTTGAGTCTATGGTATTCCCAGAACCAGTTATCTCTGTTGCGATTGAACCGAAAACAAAAGCAGACCAAGATAAAATGTCTGTTGCACTTGGTAAACTAGCTGAGGAAGATCCTACTTTCAGAACGGAAACAAACGTTGAAACTGGCCAGACTATTATCTCTGGTATGGGTGAGCTTCACTTGGATATCATCGTTGACCGTATGCGTCGCGAATTCAAGGTAGAAGCGAACGTAGGTGCTCCGCAAGTTGCTTACCGCGAAACATTCCGTGCATCTGCTGAAGTCGAAGGTAAATTCGTACGTCAGTCTGGTGGACGCGGACAGTTCGGTCACGTTTGGATCAAATTCGAGCCAAACGAAGAAGGTGCCGGTTTTGAGTTCGAAAACAAAATCGTTGGTGGTGTAGTTCCTCGTGAATACATCCCATCTGTTGAAGCTGGAATCAAAGAATCGATGGAAAACGGTGTATTAGCTGGATATCCGCTAATCGACGTAAAAGCATCTCTATTTGATGGTAGCTACCACGATGTCGATTCCAACGAGATGGCCTTTAAGGTTGCTGCTTCTATGGCGCTTAAGAACGCTAAGAACAAATGTCAGCCTGTCATCTTGGAGCCACTTGTAAAAGTGGAAGTTGTTATCCCTGAAGAATACATGGGAGACATCATGGGCGACATCACTTCCCGTCGCGGCCGTGTAGAAGGTATGGATACACGCGGACCTGCTCAAGTAGTTAATGCATTCGTACCACTAGCTGAAATGTTCGGTTACGCAACAGCGTTGCGTTCCAACACACAAGGCCGTGGAACTTACACAATGACATTTGACCACTATGAAGAAGTTCCGAAAAGCGTTGGAGAAGAAATTATTAAGAAAAACGCTGGTCAATAA
- the tuf gene encoding elongation factor Tu has protein sequence MGKEKFDRSKSHVNVGTIGHVDHGKTTLTAAITTVLHKKSGNGTAMAYDQIDGAPEERERGITISTAHVEYETETRHYAHVDCPGHADYVKNMITGAAQMDGAILVVSAADGPMPQTREHILLSRNVGVPAIVVFLNKCDMVDDEELLELVEMEVRDLLSEYDFPGDDVPVIKGSALKALEGDADYEAKIFELMDAVDEYIPTPERDKEKPFMMPVEDVFSITGRGTVATGRVERGEVRVGDEVDIIGLAEENKKTTVTGVEMFRKLLDYAEAGDNIGALLRGVSREDINRGQVLAKPGTITPHTKFKAEVYVLSKDEGGRHTPFFTNYRPQFYFRTTDVTGVVHLPEGTEMIMPGDNTEMSVELISPIAIEDGTRFSIREGGRTVGSGVVSVIEA, from the coding sequence ATGGGTAAAGAAAAATTCGACCGCTCCAAATCCCACGTTAACGTTGGTACTATCGGACACGTTGACCATGGTAAAACTACACTAACTGCAGCTATCACTACTGTACTTCACAAGAAGTCTGGTAACGGTACAGCTATGGCTTATGATCAAATCGACGGTGCACCTGAAGAAAGAGAACGTGGAATCACAATCTCTACTGCACACGTAGAATATGAAACTGAAACTCGTCACTATGCACACGTTGACTGCCCAGGTCACGCTGACTATGTTAAAAACATGATCACTGGTGCTGCACAAATGGATGGTGCGATTCTAGTAGTATCTGCTGCTGATGGTCCAATGCCACAAACTCGTGAGCACATCCTACTTTCTCGTAACGTAGGTGTACCTGCGATCGTTGTATTCCTAAACAAATGTGACATGGTTGACGACGAAGAGCTTCTTGAACTTGTTGAAATGGAAGTTCGCGATCTTCTAAGCGAATATGACTTCCCTGGTGATGATGTACCAGTAATCAAAGGTTCTGCTCTTAAAGCTCTTGAAGGCGACGCTGACTACGAAGCGAAAATCTTCGAACTTATGGATGCAGTTGATGAGTACATCCCAACTCCAGAGCGCGACAAAGAAAAACCATTCATGATGCCTGTTGAGGACGTATTCTCAATCACTGGCCGTGGTACAGTAGCAACTGGCCGTGTTGAACGTGGTGAAGTAAGAGTCGGCGACGAAGTTGACATCATCGGTCTTGCTGAAGAGAACAAGAAAACAACTGTTACAGGTGTTGAAATGTTCCGTAAGCTTCTTGACTATGCTGAAGCTGGTGACAACATTGGTGCGCTACTTCGTGGTGTATCCCGTGAAGACATCAACCGTGGACAAGTACTTGCTAAGCCAGGTACAATCACTCCACACACAAAGTTCAAAGCTGAAGTTTATGTTCTTTCTAAAGATGAAGGTGGACGTCACACTCCATTCTTCACTAACTACCGCCCACAGTTCTACTTCCGTACAACTGACGTAACTGGCGTAGTTCACCTTCCAGAAGGTACTGAAATGATCATGCCTGGCGATAACACAGAAATGAGTGTAGAACTTATTTCTCCAATCGCTATCGAAGATGGTACTCGCTTCTCTATCCGTGAGGGTGGACGTACTGTTGGATCAGGCGTTGTATCTGTTATCGAAGCGTAA
- the rpsJ gene encoding 30S ribosomal protein S10 — protein MAKEKIRIRLKAYDHRILDQSAEKIVDTAKRSGANVSGPIPLPTERSVYTVLRAVHKYKDSREQFEMRTHKRLIDIVSPTPQTVDSLMRLDLPSGVDIEIKL, from the coding sequence ATGGCAAAAGAGAAAATCAGAATCCGTTTAAAAGCATACGATCACAGAATCCTTGATCAGTCTGCAGAAAAAATCGTAGATACAGCGAAGCGCTCTGGTGCTAACGTATCAGGTCCGATTCCGCTTCCTACAGAAAGATCTGTATATACAGTTCTACGTGCGGTGCACAAATACAAAGACTCTCGTGAGCAGTTCGAAATGCGTACTCACAAACGTCTTATCGATATCGTAAGTCCTACACCGCAAACAGTCGATTCTTTGATGAGACTTGACCTACCGTCCGGTGTGGACATCGAAATTAAACTATAA
- the rplC gene encoding 50S ribosomal protein L3, with protein sequence MTKGILGRKIGMTQLFTENGELQAVTVIQAEPNVILQKKTVETDGYNALQLGFADQKANNANKPAKGHAEKANTTPKRYIREIRDAALAEHEVGQELSVEIFAAGDVVDVTGTSKGKGFQGAIKRHNQSRGPMSHGSRYHRRPGSMGVIDPMRVFKGKALPGQMGGEQITVQNLEIVKVDAERNLILVKGNVPGAKKSYVKVSGAVKGN encoded by the coding sequence ATGACGAAAGGAATCTTGGGACGCAAGATCGGCATGACACAGCTTTTCACTGAAAATGGTGAACTTCAAGCTGTTACAGTTATCCAAGCTGAACCAAACGTAATTCTTCAAAAGAAAACTGTCGAAACTGACGGTTACAATGCATTGCAACTAGGATTTGCTGATCAGAAAGCAAACAACGCTAACAAACCTGCGAAGGGCCATGCTGAGAAAGCAAACACAACACCTAAGCGCTACATTCGTGAAATCCGTGACGCTGCTCTAGCTGAACATGAAGTTGGCCAAGAGCTAAGCGTAGAGATTTTCGCTGCAGGAGACGTTGTAGATGTAACAGGTACTTCTAAAGGTAAAGGATTCCAAGGTGCGATCAAGCGCCACAACCAATCCCGCGGACCAATGTCACACGGTTCTCGTTACCACAGAAGACCAGGTTCTATGGGTGTAATTGACCCTATGCGCGTTTTCAAAGGTAAAGCATTACCAGGACAAATGGGCGGAGAGCAAATTACTGTTCAAAACCTTGAAATCGTTAAAGTTGACGCTGAGCGCAACCTTATCCTTGTTAAAGGTAACGTGCCTGGCGCGAAAAAATCTTACGTGAAAGTATCAGGTGCCGTAAAAGGTAACTAA
- the rplD gene encoding 50S ribosomal protein L4, with the protein MPKVALFNQSGSQVGDIELNDSVFGIEPHTHVLHEAVLMQRASMRQGTHKVKGRSEVRGGGRKPWRQKGTGRARQGSIRSPQWVGGGTVFGPTPRSYSYKLPKKVRRLALKSALSSKVQEESIFVLDSLAFDAPKTKDVVAMLNALNVDKKVLIVTAEKDETVVRSANNLKNVKVLTQSEVNVLDLLTHDKLILTKEAAEKAGEVLA; encoded by the coding sequence ATGCCTAAAGTAGCACTATTCAACCAAAGCGGTTCTCAAGTCGGTGATATCGAATTGAACGATTCCGTTTTCGGTATTGAGCCACACACACATGTATTACACGAAGCTGTACTAATGCAACGTGCTTCTATGCGTCAAGGTACGCATAAAGTAAAAGGACGTTCTGAAGTACGAGGCGGCGGAAGAAAGCCATGGCGTCAAAAAGGTACTGGCCGTGCGCGTCAAGGATCCATCCGTTCTCCACAATGGGTTGGCGGTGGAACTGTTTTCGGACCGACTCCACGCAGCTACAGCTACAAACTACCTAAAAAAGTTCGTCGTCTAGCGCTTAAATCAGCACTATCTTCTAAAGTACAAGAAGAAAGCATCTTCGTTCTAGATAGCCTTGCATTTGATGCTCCTAAAACAAAAGATGTCGTTGCTATGCTTAACGCACTCAACGTAGATAAAAAGGTATTGATCGTTACTGCAGAAAAAGACGAAACAGTTGTACGTTCTGCTAACAACCTTAAAAACGTTAAAGTGTTGACACAAAGCGAAGTAAACGTTCTTGACTTGCTAACGCATGATAAGCTGATCTTAACGAAAGAGGCAGCTGAAAAAGCAGGGGAGGTGCTTGCATAA
- the rplW gene encoding 50S ribosomal protein L23 yields MRDPRDIIKRPVITEHSSDLMVDKKYTFEVDKRANKIEIKQAVEVIFGVKVEQINTLNLKGKFKRQGRYGGYRPDRKKAVVTLTEDSKEIDFFEGV; encoded by the coding sequence ATGAGAGATCCACGTGATATTATTAAGCGCCCTGTAATTACGGAACATTCTTCTGACCTTATGGTTGATAAGAAATATACGTTCGAAGTTGACAAACGTGCCAACAAGATCGAAATCAAACAAGCGGTTGAAGTGATCTTCGGTGTTAAAGTGGAGCAGATCAACACACTTAACCTTAAGGGTAAATTCAAACGTCAAGGTCGTTACGGCGGATACCGCCCAGATCGTAAAAAAGCAGTTGTAACACTTACAGAAGACAGTAAAGAAATCGACTTCTTCGAAGGTGTTTAA
- the rplB gene encoding 50S ribosomal protein L2: MAIKKYKPTTNGRRNMSVSDFAEITTDKPEKALLAPLHKRGGRNNQGRLTVRHQGGGHKRQYRIIDFKRDKDGIPGRVATIEYDPNRTANIALIHYVDGEKRYILAPKGLEVGTEILSGEGADFKVGNAMELASIPVGTIIHNIELKPGRGAQLARSAGAQAQILGREGKYVLVRLTSGEVRLVLGTCRATVGQVGNLEHELIIVGKAGRSRWKGKRPTVRGSVMNPNDHPHGGGEGRAPIGRKSPMSPWGKPTLGYKTRKRNKQSDKFIVRKRKK, encoded by the coding sequence ATGGCGATTAAAAAGTATAAACCGACCACTAACGGACGTCGTAATATGTCTGTATCGGATTTTGCTGAAATCACAACTGACAAGCCTGAAAAAGCATTGCTTGCACCGCTTCATAAACGTGGCGGACGTAACAACCAAGGTAGATTGACAGTACGTCACCAAGGTGGCGGACATAAGCGTCAATACCGTATTATTGACTTTAAACGCGACAAAGATGGAATACCAGGACGCGTTGCTACAATCGAGTACGATCCAAACCGTACTGCGAACATCGCTCTTATTCACTATGTTGATGGTGAAAAACGCTACATCCTTGCTCCAAAAGGCTTGGAAGTAGGAACTGAAATCCTTTCTGGTGAAGGTGCTGACTTTAAAGTAGGTAACGCTATGGAACTTGCTTCTATCCCAGTTGGTACAATCATCCACAACATCGAATTGAAGCCAGGTCGTGGCGCTCAGCTAGCTCGTTCTGCTGGTGCACAGGCTCAAATCCTTGGACGTGAAGGTAAATATGTTCTTGTAAGACTAACTTCTGGTGAAGTACGTCTAGTACTAGGTACTTGCCGTGCGACAGTAGGTCAAGTTGGTAACCTAGAACACGAACTAATCATCGTTGGTAAAGCAGGACGTTCTCGCTGGAAGGGCAAACGCCCAACTGTACGTGGTTCTGTAATGAACCCTAACGATCACCCACACGGTGGTGGTGAAGGACGCGCTCCTATCGGACGTAAATCACCAATGTCTCCATGGGGCAAACCGACACTTGGTTACAAAACGCGTAAACGTAACAAGCAGTCTGATAAGTTTATCGTGCGTAAGCGTAAAAAATAA
- the rpsS gene encoding 30S ribosomal protein S19, with amino-acid sequence MGRSLKKGPFADDHLLKKVDKMNEGDKKQVIRTWSRRSTIFPTFVGHTIAVYDGRKHVPVYVTEDMVGHKLGEFAPTRTYKGHAADDKKTKR; translated from the coding sequence ATGGGTCGCAGCTTGAAAAAAGGACCTTTCGCAGATGATCATTTGCTAAAGAAAGTCGACAAAATGAACGAAGGCGATAAGAAACAAGTTATCAGAACTTGGTCCCGTCGCTCTACTATTTTCCCAACATTCGTTGGACACACAATCGCTGTCTACGATGGCCGTAAACACGTACCTGTTTATGTTACTGAAGATATGGTAGGTCATAAACTTGGTGAATTCGCACCAACTCGTACGTACAAAGGTCACGCAGCGGACGACAAGAAAACAAAACGCTAA
- the rplV gene encoding 50S ribosomal protein L22: MQAKAMAKSVRIAPRKVRLVVDLIRGKNVGEAIAILRHTQRGASLPVEKVLRSAVANAEHNYEMDTDNLIISEAFVNEGATLKRFRPRAQGRASQINKRTSHITVVVTEKKEG, from the coding sequence ATGCAAGCAAAAGCTATGGCAAAATCAGTTCGCATTGCTCCTCGTAAGGTTCGCTTAGTAGTTGATTTAATTCGAGGAAAAAATGTTGGAGAAGCTATTGCAATTCTGCGTCACACTCAGCGTGGTGCATCATTGCCAGTAGAAAAAGTACTTCGTTCTGCAGTTGCTAACGCAGAACATAACTATGAAATGGATACGGATAACCTTATTATCTCTGAAGCATTCGTTAACGAAGGTGCTACATTGAAACGTTTCCGTCCACGTGCACAAGGTCGTGCAAGCCAAATCAACAAACGTACTAGCCACATTACAGTGGTTGTTACAGAAAAGAAGGAGGGTTAA
- the rpsC gene encoding 30S ribosomal protein S3 has protein sequence MGQKVNPTGLRVGVIRDWDSKWYGGKDYADLLHEDIRIRDYLEQRLKDAALSKVEIERAANRVNISIHTGKPGMVIGKGGSEVEALRKALNSLTGKRVHINIVEVKRVDIDAKLVADNIARQLENRISFRRAQKQTLQRAMRAGAKGIRTQVSGRLGGADIARAESYSEGTVPLHTLRADIDYGTAEADTTYGKLGIKVWIYRGEVLPTKNNR, from the coding sequence GTGGGTCAAAAAGTAAATCCGACAGGTCTTCGCGTCGGCGTCATCCGTGACTGGGATTCCAAATGGTACGGTGGCAAAGATTACGCCGATTTACTACACGAAGATATCAGAATCCGTGATTATTTAGAACAACGTTTGAAAGATGCTGCGCTTTCCAAAGTGGAAATCGAACGTGCTGCTAACCGTGTAAACATCTCTATTCATACTGGTAAACCTGGTATGGTAATTGGTAAAGGCGGTTCTGAAGTTGAAGCGCTACGTAAAGCTCTAAACAGCCTTACTGGCAAACGTGTTCACATCAACATCGTAGAAGTGAAGCGTGTCGATATTGATGCTAAATTAGTAGCAGACAACATCGCTCGTCAACTTGAAAACCGTATTTCATTCCGTCGTGCACAGAAACAAACATTGCAGCGTGCAATGCGTGCTGGTGCTAAAGGTATCCGTACTCAAGTTTCTGGTCGTCTAGGCGGAGCAGACATCGCTCGTGCAGAATCTTATAGCGAAGGAACAGTTCCACTTCATACTCTACGTGCTGATATTGACTATGGCACAGCTGAAGCTGACACAACTTATGGTAAGCTTGGTATTAAAGTATGGATCTACCGTGGCGAAGTCCTTCCAACAAAAAACAACCGATAA
- the rplP gene encoding 50S ribosomal protein L16, which translates to MLMPKRVKYRRQHRGKLNGRAKGGTEVAFGEWGLQALDPAWITSRQIESARIAMTRYMKRGGKVWIKIFPDKPYTKKPLEVRMGSGKGSPEGWVAVTKPGKIMFEVAGVPEEVAREALRLASHKLPIRTKIVKREEIGGEINEG; encoded by the coding sequence ATGTTAATGCCTAAACGCGTAAAATATCGTAGACAACACCGTGGTAAATTGAATGGTCGTGCAAAAGGCGGTACAGAAGTTGCATTTGGTGAATGGGGTCTTCAAGCTTTAGATCCAGCTTGGATTACTAGCCGTCAAATCGAATCTGCCCGTATTGCAATGACTCGTTACATGAAACGTGGCGGTAAAGTATGGATCAAAATCTTCCCGGATAAGCCATACACTAAAAAACCTCTAGAAGTTCGAATGGGTTCTGGTAAAGGTTCACCTGAAGGTTGGGTAGCTGTTACAAAACCTGGTAAAATTATGTTCGAAGTAGCTGGAGTACCTGAAGAGGTGGCTCGTGAAGCATTGCGTCTTGCTTCTCATAAATTGCCAATAAGAACTAAGATCGTAAAACGTGAAGAAATTGGTGGTGAAATCAATGAAGGCTAA
- the rpmC gene encoding 50S ribosomal protein L29, with protein sequence MKANEIKELTTAEIEQKVKSLKEELFNLRFQLATGQLENTARIRTVRKTIARMKTVVREREVSVNN encoded by the coding sequence ATGAAGGCTAATGAAATCAAAGAACTTACCACTGCCGAAATTGAACAAAAAGTTAAGTCTCTTAAAGAAGAACTTTTCAACCTGCGCTTCCAATTAGCTACTGGACAGCTTGAGAATACTGCACGTATTCGCACAGTCCGTAAAACAATTGCTCGCATGAAGACTGTTGTTCGTGAAAGAGAAGTAAGCGTAAATAACTAA
- the rpsQ gene encoding 30S ribosomal protein S17, which produces MSERNNRKVYVGRVVSDKMDKTITVLVETYKTHKLYGKRVKYSKKLKAHDENGTAKTGDLVRIMETRPLSATKRFRLVEVVEEAVII; this is translated from the coding sequence ATGAGTGAACGTAACAATCGTAAAGTCTACGTTGGACGCGTTGTATCCGATAAAATGGATAAAACAATCACTGTTCTTGTTGAAACCTACAAAACTCACAAGCTGTACGGCAAACGTGTTAAGTACTCTAAGAAGTTAAAAGCACATGATGAAAACGGCACAGCAAAAACTGGTGACTTGGTCCGTATCATGGAAACTCGTCCATTGTCTGCAACGAAACGTTTCCGTTTGGTTGAAGTAGTAGAAGAAGCAGTAATTATCTAA
- the rplN gene encoding 50S ribosomal protein L14: MIQQETRLKVADNSGAREVLTIKVLGGSGRKTANIGDVIVCTVKQATPGGVVKKGEVVKAVIVRTKSGVRRKDGSYIKFDENAAVIVKDDKSPRGTRIFGPVARELRDAKFMKIVSLAPEVL; this comes from the coding sequence ATGATTCAACAAGAGACTCGTTTGAAAGTCGCTGATAACTCTGGTGCTCGTGAAGTACTAACTATTAAAGTACTTGGCGGATCTGGTCGTAAAACAGCTAACATCGGTGACGTAATCGTTTGTACGGTGAAACAAGCAACACCTGGTGGCGTTGTCAAAAAAGGTGAAGTTGTTAAAGCTGTTATCGTTCGTACGAAGAGCGGCGTTCGTCGTAAAGATGGTTCTTACATCAAATTCGATGAGAATGCGGCTGTAATTGTAAAAGACGACAAGAGCCCAAGAGGAACTCGTATCTTCGGACCAGTTGCACGTGAATTGCGTGACGCTAAGTTCATGAAGATCGTATCCCTTGCTCCTGAAGTATTGTAA
- the rplX gene encoding 50S ribosomal protein L24 → MHVKKGDKVKVITGKDRGKEGTILEAYPKKNRVLVEGVNIVKKHAKPSQDNPQGGILDIEAAIHVSNVMLIDPKTGEPTRVGYEVKDGKKVRIAKKSGQAIDK, encoded by the coding sequence ATGCATGTTAAAAAAGGTGACAAAGTCAAAGTAATCACTGGTAAAGATCGTGGTAAAGAAGGTACTATCCTTGAAGCTTATCCGAAGAAGAACCGTGTTCTTGTCGAAGGCGTAAACATCGTCAAAAAACACGCAAAACCTTCTCAGGATAACCCGCAGGGCGGAATCCTTGACATCGAAGCAGCTATTCACGTTTCTAACGTAATGCTGATCGATCCTAAAACTGGAGAGCCTACTCGCGTTGGCTATGAAGTGAAAGACGGCAAAAAAGTCCGCATCGCTAAAAAATCCGGTCAAGCTATCGATAAATAA
- the rplE gene encoding 50S ribosomal protein L5 translates to MNELKQRYQGEISPSLLEKFSYKSVMEVPKIEKIVINMGVGDAVQNSKALDSAVEELALLAGQQPIITKAKKSIAGFRLREGMPIGAKVTLRGERMYEFLQKLVAVSLPRVRDFRGISNKAFDGRGNYTLGVKEQLIFPEINYDKVSKVRGMDIVIVTTANTDEEARELLTQLGMPFQK, encoded by the coding sequence ATGAATGAATTGAAACAAAGATACCAAGGCGAAATTTCTCCATCTCTATTGGAAAAATTCAGCTATAAATCCGTTATGGAAGTACCAAAGATCGAAAAGATCGTAATCAACATGGGTGTCGGTGACGCCGTTCAAAACTCTAAAGCACTTGATTCTGCAGTAGAAGAATTGGCTTTGCTTGCTGGTCAGCAGCCTATCATCACGAAAGCGAAGAAATCTATCGCAGGTTTCCGTCTACGTGAAGGTATGCCAATCGGAGCGAAAGTTACATTGCGCGGAGAGCGTATGTATGAATTCCTTCAAAAATTAGTCGCAGTTTCACTTCCACGTGTACGTGACTTCCGTGGAATCTCAAACAAAGCGTTTGACGGTCGTGGAAACTACACGCTAGGTGTTAAAGAACAGCTAATCTTCCCAGAAATCAATTACGATAAAGTAAGTAAAGTACGTGGAATGGACATCGTTATCGTAACTACAGCCAACACTGACGAAGAAGCTCGTGAGCTACTAACTCAGCTAGGCATGCCTTTCCAAAAATAA
- the rpsN gene encoding 30S ribosomal protein S14 gives MAKKSMIAKQQRPQKFKVQEYTRCERCGRPHSVLRKFKLCRICFRELAYKGQIPGVKKASW, from the coding sequence GTGGCTAAAAAATCTATGATCGCGAAACAACAGCGCCCACAGAAATTTAAAGTACAAGAGTACACTCGCTGCGAACGTTGCGGACGTCCACATTCTGTACTTCGTAAATTCAAGCTATGCCGTATTTGTTTCCGCGAACTAGCCTATAAAGGTCAAATTCCTGGCGTTAAAAAAGCAAGCTGGTAA